The Paraburkholderia hospita DNA segment ACGCACCGCGCACGCGCAATTCGGGTTCCCTCCAGTTTCGGCACGTGCAATTATGAGCGTATATGTATCGTCATAAGTTGGGTAAAAGCAAATCAATCTGGCTCACTCGAGGCACAGATGAGGGACTCCGAATTGCAGTATGAAATCGTCACTGATGAACAGAAGCTACTTGCATTGAAAGGGGAATGGGACGATCTTTTGAAACGTGCGAATGGCTTTCACTATCAGTCCTTCGATTTTTGCTGGATCGCATGGCAACAAGTCGCTCGACCCAAAGGGCGTTCCTTGCGATGCATCGTATTGCGTGACAAAGGCAAGCTCGTATTGGTCTGGCCGCTGGTCGCTCATAAGCGATTTCTATGGACCTGTTTGTGTCCGCTGTGTCCGGAAGCTGCCGACTATTCAGATTTGCTTGTCGATCCTTGGGCACGGAGTGCCGAGTGTGTCGAGAGCGCCTGGCGCGTTGCAATGCGAGAGTGCGGCGCCGACTTTCTACACCTTCCGTTTCTGCACGAGCGCACGCACCTCTACCGCATAGCCTCGAAGGCCGGCCCGCTGGTTATCCAGAGACGCAGCGACTCTTACGTAGCTAAGCTCAGTGAGGAATGCGCAGGTCGTGATTGGGCATCGTTCAGCGATTCACTAGGGCCACCGCACGGACGAAAGCCCGGTTCCATTGCGCGCCGTCTGTCTAAGAAAGGGCACCTCGAATGGAAGTTCATCGATCCGTGCGACAAGTCAGCAGTGGCGTATGCCGTCGATCTCATGTTCGAATGGAAGCGCCACTGGAGTGATCGTGTCGGCAAGCGCGGGCCCTGGCTCGATTCGGTTCACTACCGCAACTTCCTCGTAGAGTGGATATCGTCGCAGTCGCCTTCGTCGCGCGCGCATCTGCTCATGATTGCACTCGACAGTGTTCCGATCGTGTCGCTGGTCTTTTGCGTCAGCAATAACCGCGTGAGCACGGTGATCGGAAGTTTTAACGAGGCATATGCGAAAAGCTCTCCCGGACTACTTGCTTTCGAATATGTGGTGAAGTGGGCGTTTGACCGCCAGTACGATGTCGACTTCGGATCAGGCGCGGAGCGATACAAACAGTTCTGGGCGCGCGGCAACGTGACAAACGTATGGACACTGCGGACCGTCGCTTCATGGTGGGGACGTATCGGAATGATTGTGCAACGACTGCCGTTCGAGGTGAAGCACACTACGCGAGAAGGTACTTTTGCGGCCCCATCATCAACAGCCAGCGCGCGTTACGCAAGTACCGGGAATTCACACGAAATATGACAGACTCGCGGCAAGATGCGCGGCAATAGAAAAATTCATGCAGGCGCACGCGTAATCGCTATGCGGCGTGTGGCTCCCTTCGCGTCGACTACAAAGGGACGCAACGATTTCACTAGATTTCGTTCGCCGCGCCAGACCAATCCGCACATCTGACCCTCGCCGAAATTTATCTTCCGCGCACTGGGTTGTGCACTTTAATCGAGTACCATTAGTCATATAAATTGGCATTCTTCTTAACATTTAAATCGTTACAAAATATTTTCCGGTAAGGGAAAACCCACCCAGGGTAAAACAGCGCCGCGAACTGAGGTGAATGCCCAAGGCTGCGGGCTCACTGCGCTTGGCGACTGAGCCTTTCACCAATCGCTTTCTAGTTACAATCAGTTACGATTCGGCGAGCGAATCACTTTGAAAGGTTTCGTTGGAGTAGGAAAATCCTTCTCGACAAATCGGCGTCACCCGACGGCATTTTCCAAATTTGCCGACAGAACCAACCACCGTGAGAGTCCATCCTTGTGATGGGCCGTTACAGATTGAAGACGTTGAGTCTTGATATCTGTGGCAGTAGCGCTTTTCCTTTCCCCCATACGGCCGCCTTTGGCGGTCATCCGGTGAGGAGTGGATATCGCGTCCATACGGCTCTCACTCGCTCGCTTATCGCGAGCTTCGCCCTCG contains these protein-coding regions:
- a CDS encoding GNAT family N-acetyltransferase; the encoded protein is MRDSELQYEIVTDEQKLLALKGEWDDLLKRANGFHYQSFDFCWIAWQQVARPKGRSLRCIVLRDKGKLVLVWPLVAHKRFLWTCLCPLCPEAADYSDLLVDPWARSAECVESAWRVAMRECGADFLHLPFLHERTHLYRIASKAGPLVIQRRSDSYVAKLSEECAGRDWASFSDSLGPPHGRKPGSIARRLSKKGHLEWKFIDPCDKSAVAYAVDLMFEWKRHWSDRVGKRGPWLDSVHYRNFLVEWISSQSPSSRAHLLMIALDSVPIVSLVFCVSNNRVSTVIGSFNEAYAKSSPGLLAFEYVVKWAFDRQYDVDFGSGAERYKQFWARGNVTNVWTLRTVASWWGRIGMIVQRLPFEVKHTTREGTFAAPSSTASARYASTGNSHEI